Proteins from one Listeria innocua genomic window:
- the mnhG gene encoding monovalent cation/H(+) antiporter subunit G, protein MNVIIEIIISIMILIGGLLSILAAIGVIRLPDVYTRTHAAGISNTFGVSLLLFATVGYFFHSGEGFNARVLLAVLFIFLTTPVASHLINRAAYDTGVPLAIRIRDQLRSVKKDDIKKKKSLIIRQEQIEKARQEREELEERMEWERREEKIDEREDQEEQEREREEQTIEEQSDDSEHEIIEQDESETDSDEDESEK, encoded by the coding sequence GTGAACGTGATAATTGAGATTATTATTTCTATTATGATTTTAATTGGTGGCTTGCTTAGTATTCTGGCGGCAATTGGTGTTATCAGACTACCGGATGTTTATACAAGAACACATGCTGCTGGGATTAGTAATACATTTGGCGTTAGCTTGCTTCTTTTTGCAACGGTTGGTTATTTTTTCCACTCAGGTGAAGGTTTTAATGCGCGAGTGCTTCTGGCAGTGCTGTTTATTTTCTTAACGACTCCAGTAGCCTCCCACCTTATTAACCGGGCCGCTTATGATACTGGTGTGCCGCTAGCTATTCGAATTCGTGACCAATTGCGTTCGGTGAAAAAAGACGACATCAAGAAAAAGAAAAGCCTTATTATTCGCCAAGAACAAATTGAAAAAGCGCGACAAGAACGGGAAGAATTGGAAGAACGAATGGAATGGGAACGACGCGAAGAAAAAATCGATGAGCGTGAAGATCAAGAAGAACAAGAACGCGAACGCGAGGAACAAACGATTGAAGAACAGTCGGATGATTCCGAGCATGAAATCATCGAACAAGATGAAAGTGAAACTGATTCAGACGAAGATGAATCAGAGAAATAA
- the menI gene encoding 1,4-dihydroxy-2-naphthoyl-CoA hydrolase MenI, producing MGLQETIGIEIVSVEKGKAVVQLEVTEKVHQPFGYLHGGVSVVLAEHAASIGAAKSIEPDEIVFGLEINANHLASKQEGLVTATAEAIHLGRSTQVWEIKITDETEKLICISRCTIAVKKKRK from the coding sequence ATGGGACTCCAAGAAACTATTGGCATTGAAATTGTTTCAGTAGAAAAAGGAAAAGCAGTCGTTCAGTTAGAAGTAACAGAAAAAGTTCATCAACCATTTGGCTATTTGCATGGCGGAGTTTCTGTTGTTTTGGCAGAACATGCTGCGAGTATTGGTGCTGCGAAATCAATTGAACCTGATGAAATCGTCTTTGGTTTAGAAATTAACGCCAACCACCTCGCTTCAAAACAAGAAGGATTAGTGACAGCAACTGCGGAAGCAATCCACCTTGGCAGAAGTACCCAAGTCTGGGAAATTAAAATCACTGACGAAACGGAAAAACTAATTTGTATTAGCAGATGTACTATAGCAGTTAAAAAGAAACGAAAATAA
- a CDS encoding divergent PAP2 family protein: protein MSIFTNTPLIASIIAIVFAQVVKVPIHILVYRKFNLGLMFSTGGMPSSHSAAVTALMTTLAIEYGLDSPYFAIAVVFGIIVMFDATGVRRQAGEQAVILNKLVTDFQDFVEHAKGLAAPEQEEKTKHLKELLGHKPMEVFFGALTGIAIGFILEIFM, encoded by the coding sequence ATGTCGATATTTACGAATACACCATTAATTGCATCTATTATTGCGATAGTGTTTGCTCAAGTGGTAAAAGTGCCGATTCATATATTAGTTTACCGGAAGTTTAACCTCGGACTAATGTTTTCCACTGGTGGTATGCCTAGCTCTCACTCGGCTGCGGTTACTGCACTAATGACAACACTCGCAATTGAATACGGGCTAGATTCACCTTATTTCGCGATTGCTGTTGTATTTGGTATTATCGTGATGTTCGATGCGACTGGCGTTAGAAGACAAGCCGGTGAACAAGCAGTTATTTTAAACAAATTAGTAACAGATTTCCAAGACTTCGTGGAGCATGCAAAAGGGCTTGCGGCACCTGAACAAGAAGAAAAAACGAAGCATTTAAAAGAATTACTCGGCCATAAACCAATGGAAGTTTTCTTTGGGGCTTTGACCGGGATTGCGATTGGATTTATTTTAGAAATATTTATGTAA
- a CDS encoding YwqG family protein → MEQLFDILPSEWAERFLETEKERIEIHFKEAGTLSLLQSKAGGRGYLPKEQGYPVTEEGKPLSLLAQINFSEMPQMENYPEFGLLAFYVDYQDDLYGLNFENPTSQEGFRVFFFDDLGSESLSKEEQDAFFADVAKTDFYPVVNGEFKMTGQVSDQILLQDSFDFENEFGNNFYELADQIFADEEDKADQLYNLASEGSQLGGYPFFTQEDPRMYAENPHHDTLLFQLASEDFDNNRMAIMWGDCGVANFFINKQDLINRDFSNIMYNWDCS, encoded by the coding sequence ATGGAACAACTTTTTGATATACTTCCAAGTGAATGGGCCGAACGCTTTTTGGAAACAGAAAAAGAGCGCATCGAAATACATTTTAAAGAAGCGGGCACGCTATCATTACTTCAAAGTAAAGCTGGTGGACGCGGTTATTTGCCTAAAGAACAAGGTTATCCTGTAACGGAAGAAGGGAAGCCGCTTTCTCTTTTGGCACAAATCAATTTTTCAGAAATGCCGCAAATGGAAAATTATCCAGAATTTGGCTTGCTCGCTTTTTATGTAGATTATCAAGATGATTTATACGGGCTTAATTTTGAAAATCCTACGAGCCAGGAAGGTTTTCGGGTGTTTTTCTTTGATGACTTAGGGAGCGAGAGCCTGTCCAAAGAAGAACAAGATGCGTTTTTTGCAGATGTAGCGAAAACAGATTTTTATCCAGTTGTGAATGGAGAATTTAAAATGACTGGTCAAGTATCGGATCAAATTTTGCTACAAGATAGCTTTGATTTTGAAAATGAATTTGGTAATAATTTTTATGAGTTAGCTGATCAAATTTTCGCTGATGAGGAAGATAAAGCAGATCAGTTATATAACCTAGCTAGCGAAGGCAGTCAGCTCGGCGGGTATCCGTTCTTCACACAAGAAGATCCGCGTATGTATGCAGAAAATCCCCATCACGACACGCTTTTATTCCAATTAGCTTCCGAAGATTTTGACAATAACAGAATGGCGATTATGTGGGGCGACTGCGGTGTTGCGAACTTCTTCATTAATAAACAAGATTTAATCAATCGAGACTTTTCTAACATTATGTATAACTGGGATTGCTCATGA
- a CDS encoding YwqG family protein has protein sequence MKQLFEILPSEWAEKFSKTMKERIELSFTNEDVISLIESKVGGRGYLPKEQGYPVNEGGEPLFFLAQINFAEMPQIENYPKSGILAFYVDYHDDLYGLNFDDQTEQNGFRVFFFENIDRESMTAEEQAVYFEGIDKSALYTVVKGEYKLAGRVTKELLMNDILEFEKEFGSGFYDIMEQIFGDDEDKANELFDLATYSSQIGGFPFFTQEDPRMRTENSYHDTLLFQLDSEYSEEPGAQINIMWGMSGVGNFFINKQDLINRDFSNVIFNWDC, from the coding sequence ATGAAACAACTTTTTGAGATACTTCCTAGTGAGTGGGCAGAAAAATTTTCAAAAACAATGAAAGAACGTATTGAGTTAAGCTTTACAAATGAAGACGTGATTTCTTTAATAGAAAGTAAGGTTGGTGGGAGAGGATATTTGCCGAAAGAACAAGGTTATCCAGTGAATGAAGGAGGAGAACCACTTTTCTTTTTAGCGCAAATAAATTTTGCGGAAATGCCGCAAATCGAGAATTATCCAAAATCAGGAATACTTGCTTTTTATGTTGATTATCATGATGACTTATACGGTCTTAATTTTGATGATCAGACAGAACAAAATGGTTTTCGGGTGTTTTTCTTTGAGAATATAGACAGAGAGAGCATGACTGCAGAAGAACAAGCTGTTTATTTTGAAGGTATTGATAAATCAGCCCTTTATACTGTGGTCAAAGGGGAGTATAAACTTGCTGGTCGAGTAACGAAAGAGCTTTTGATGAATGATATTCTAGAGTTTGAGAAAGAATTTGGCAGTGGTTTTTATGACATCATGGAGCAAATTTTTGGTGATGATGAAGATAAAGCGAATGAGCTATTTGACCTTGCAACATATAGTAGTCAAATTGGTGGTTTTCCGTTCTTCACCCAAGAAGATCCGCGAATGCGTACAGAAAATTCGTATCACGACACATTGCTGTTTCAATTAGATAGTGAGTACAGTGAAGAGCCAGGTGCCCAAATAAATATCATGTGGGGCATGAGTGGAGTCGGCAACTTCTTTATTAATAAACAGGATTTAATTAATCGGGATTTTTCCAATGTTATTTTTAACTGGGATTGTTAA
- a CDS encoding NAD(P)/FAD-dependent oxidoreductase, with translation MSKPKIVILGAGYGGLKTLRKLQQRNLDAEIVLVNKNDYHHETTWLHEAAAGTIEPEKLMYPLDKVVNNTKTTFIQDTVVKINKDEKTVTLDANGDISYDYLLIGLGSEAETFGISGLKEYAFTITSVESVKKIRAHIEAQFAKWKTDPRDELLTIIVGGAGFTGIEFLGELTNRIPELVKEYDVPREKVRIYCMEAAPKVLPQFDAKLVDYGVGVLEDRGVEFHVGKPVKEATADGVKYAESETEVREIKAATIIWAAGVRGNSVIEASGFEAGRGRVKVNNNLTVPGNEEILIVGDCSLIINPANDRPFPPTAQIAMQQADVAAVNLAKLVKGETDLQDFVYHEKGTVCSLGDNDAIGVVFGKNLKGYPASVMKKVIDDRALLLIGGSGVLASKGKFKFYK, from the coding sequence ATGAGTAAACCAAAAATTGTCATTCTCGGAGCAGGATACGGGGGACTAAAAACTTTACGTAAGTTACAACAAAGAAACTTGGATGCCGAAATCGTTCTAGTGAATAAGAATGACTACCACCACGAAACGACTTGGTTACATGAAGCAGCAGCTGGAACAATTGAGCCAGAAAAACTAATGTATCCACTTGATAAAGTCGTAAACAATACGAAAACTACATTTATCCAAGATACTGTAGTAAAAATTAATAAAGACGAAAAAACAGTCACACTAGATGCAAATGGCGATATCAGCTATGACTATTTATTAATTGGACTTGGGTCAGAAGCAGAAACATTTGGAATCAGTGGTTTGAAAGAATATGCCTTCACTATTACAAGTGTAGAATCCGTTAAAAAAATCCGTGCGCACATTGAAGCGCAATTTGCTAAATGGAAAACAGATCCACGCGATGAATTATTAACAATTATCGTTGGTGGTGCTGGCTTTACTGGAATTGAGTTTCTTGGGGAATTAACTAATCGCATTCCAGAACTAGTGAAAGAGTACGATGTGCCTCGCGAAAAAGTGCGCATTTATTGTATGGAAGCAGCTCCAAAAGTATTACCACAATTTGATGCGAAACTCGTTGATTATGGTGTTGGTGTACTAGAAGATCGCGGCGTAGAATTCCATGTTGGTAAACCAGTCAAAGAAGCTACAGCTGACGGCGTTAAATATGCTGAAAGTGAAACAGAAGTACGCGAAATTAAAGCAGCAACAATTATTTGGGCAGCCGGAGTTCGTGGTAACAGTGTTATTGAAGCGTCTGGTTTTGAAGCAGGTCGTGGTCGTGTGAAAGTAAACAACAATTTAACCGTTCCTGGTAATGAAGAAATTTTAATTGTTGGTGACTGCTCACTAATCATCAACCCTGCAAATGACCGTCCATTCCCGCCAACTGCTCAAATTGCAATGCAACAAGCAGATGTGGCTGCAGTGAACTTAGCTAAATTAGTTAAAGGCGAAACAGATCTACAAGACTTTGTTTATCATGAAAAAGGAACTGTTTGCTCACTAGGTGATAACGACGCAATCGGTGTTGTTTTCGGCAAAAACCTGAAAGGCTACCCAGCTTCCGTTATGAAAAAAGTCATTGATGACCGCGCGCTACTACTTATTGGTGGTTCAGGCGTTCTTGCTAGTAAAGGTAAGTTTAAATTTTATAAATAA
- a CDS encoding NAD(P)/FAD-dependent oxidoreductase has translation MDEKTKIYDITIIGGGPVGLFAAFYAGMRNASVKIIESLPQLGGQLSTLYPEKYIYDIPGYPSVRAQELVNNLIQQMKPFDPTVALEEAVQSVEKQVDGTFEIITKKDTHYSKAIIITAGNGAFEPRRLDLPEAEQYEGKNIHYFINDLSRFSGRRVAVCGGGDSAVDWALMLEKVASSVSIVHRRNAFRAHEHSVNNLEKSSIAIKTPFIPTEVLGNGDKLTHITLQEVKGDTTETLEIDDFIINYGFVSSLGPIKNWGLELERNSIIVNSKMETNIPGIYCAGDICTYDGKVKLIATGFGEAPTAVNNAMNFIDPKTRVQPMHSTSLFE, from the coding sequence TTGGATGAAAAAACAAAAATTTATGATATCACGATCATTGGTGGCGGACCGGTTGGGCTATTTGCTGCTTTTTATGCCGGAATGCGCAATGCGAGTGTGAAAATAATAGAAAGTTTACCGCAATTAGGTGGACAACTTTCAACGCTTTATCCTGAGAAGTATATTTATGACATTCCAGGCTATCCTTCTGTTCGCGCACAGGAACTCGTTAATAATTTAATACAACAAATGAAACCATTTGATCCGACAGTTGCGCTTGAAGAAGCAGTTCAAAGCGTTGAAAAGCAAGTCGATGGCACATTTGAAATCATCACGAAGAAAGATACACACTATAGTAAAGCAATCATTATTACTGCTGGTAACGGAGCATTTGAACCAAGACGTTTAGATCTTCCGGAAGCTGAACAATATGAAGGAAAAAATATTCATTATTTCATTAATGATCTTAGTCGTTTTTCCGGTCGTCGCGTTGCTGTTTGTGGCGGCGGAGATTCTGCGGTTGACTGGGCGCTAATGCTTGAAAAAGTGGCAAGCTCTGTTTCAATCGTTCATAGACGTAACGCTTTTCGCGCGCACGAACATAGCGTTAACAATTTAGAAAAGTCATCCATTGCGATTAAAACTCCATTCATTCCAACAGAAGTTCTTGGTAACGGCGATAAATTAACACATATTACGCTTCAAGAAGTCAAAGGTGATACTACAGAAACGTTGGAAATTGACGATTTCATTATTAACTACGGTTTCGTTTCCTCGCTCGGACCTATTAAAAATTGGGGCTTAGAGCTAGAACGTAATTCAATCATCGTCAATTCCAAAATGGAAACAAATATCCCAGGGATTTACTGTGCTGGTGACATTTGTACTTATGATGGTAAAGTAAAACTAATTGCGACAGGATTTGGTGAAGCGCCGACTGCCGTAAATAACGCAATGAATTTCATTGATCCAAAAACCCGAGTGCAACCAATGCATTCCACATCTTTATTCGAATAA
- a CDS encoding SDR family oxidoreductase has protein sequence MNVLVIGANGKIGRLLVEKLAMEKGFFVRAMVRKAEQVSELEKLGAKPIIADLKKDFHYAYDEIEAVIFTAGSGGHTPASETINIDQNGAIKAIETAKEKGVRRFIIVSSYGADDPESGPESLVHYLKAKKAADDELKRSGLDYTIVRPVGLSDDPATGKISEVSGKPKTNIPRADVANFISEALTEKSSYYKTYTIESGETPISQFFD, from the coding sequence ATGAATGTACTCGTAATTGGCGCAAATGGCAAAATCGGCCGTCTTTTAGTAGAAAAACTCGCCATGGAAAAAGGCTTTTTCGTCCGAGCAATGGTTAGAAAAGCAGAACAAGTAAGTGAACTTGAAAAACTTGGCGCAAAACCAATAATTGCCGATTTAAAAAAAGATTTCCACTATGCCTATGATGAAATTGAAGCGGTTATTTTTACAGCTGGCTCAGGTGGTCATACGCCTGCATCAGAAACAATTAATATTGACCAAAACGGCGCCATTAAAGCAATCGAAACTGCCAAAGAAAAAGGTGTACGTCGTTTTATCATTGTTAGCTCTTACGGCGCAGATGACCCAGAAAGCGGTCCTGAATCTCTCGTCCACTATTTAAAAGCAAAAAAAGCCGCCGATGACGAACTCAAACGAAGCGGTCTAGATTACACCATTGTGCGACCAGTCGGCCTTTCAGACGATCCGGCTACAGGTAAAATCTCAGAAGTCTCAGGAAAACCTAAAACAAACATTCCTCGCGCAGATGTTGCAAACTTTATTAGTGAGGCTTTAACTGAGAAATCCAGCTACTATAAAACCTATACTATCGAAAGCGGCGAAACACCAATCAGCCAATTTTTTGATTAA
- a CDS encoding YuzB family protein, protein MNPIVEFCVNNLASGADAAFAKLDADDSLDVIEYDCLTYCDLCATSLFALVDGEVVRGETAEELVANIYTFLEENPF, encoded by the coding sequence ATGAATCCGATTGTGGAATTTTGCGTTAATAATTTGGCGAGCGGGGCTGATGCGGCGTTTGCGAAATTAGATGCGGATGATAGTTTAGACGTGATTGAATATGATTGTCTGACATATTGTGATTTATGCGCGACAAGTTTGTTTGCTCTAGTGGACGGAGAAGTGGTTCGCGGAGAAACAGCGGAGGAATTGGTTGCGAATATATATACATTTTTGGAAGAAAATCCGTTTTAA
- a CDS encoding YuzD family protein, with the protein MVNEAKLYVYGSTTICASCVGAPSSKETEEWLRAAIGRKFSGQPFVVEYVDIFNPPNEAALADMANKIVDEDYMYPVIVVDGEIIAEGNPRLKDIYQVMTDRGYLATM; encoded by the coding sequence ATGGTAAATGAAGCGAAATTATATGTATATGGTTCAACGACTATTTGTGCGAGTTGTGTCGGAGCACCGTCCTCGAAAGAAACAGAGGAATGGCTTCGAGCTGCGATTGGTCGGAAGTTTTCTGGACAGCCTTTTGTAGTGGAATATGTAGATATTTTTAATCCGCCAAATGAAGCGGCTTTAGCAGATATGGCGAATAAGATTGTTGATGAAGATTATATGTATCCAGTCATTGTGGTTGACGGTGAAATTATCGCGGAAGGCAATCCTCGGTTGAAAGATATTTATCAAGTAATGACCGACCGTGGTTACTTGGCAACGATGTAA
- a CDS encoding MucBP domain-containing protein: MQKAIKIMLALFLITTAFLPFSNVRGASTDVVNIPDPYLKEGLKTIVGNPLLDELTEAHLETISTADISYMFGSSGYAVTGLVRDLTGLEKAVNMTKLYFSNQTEITNLNQIKNLPKLKKIVGITTGLNDIKALGEMPALEEVELGGDYITDFTPLLEKENLKSFSYNSYAWLDPAYHQIDNEEFTKFANLKSLETLDVTWNNISDLAALTADDHITHLNLSYNKFTNVAPIATMKKLKVLYLNNNNLTSIDSLNTLRGLSIAYADNNSITDLSKLKDFFEGMAVVGDYKGLQVNNQTITLPTINIKEGATAISNNPTLDIDGEKMPVSSISDAGTVSADNKTVSFSNLPIGTKTVTYNATFTATSAKGVPLSYSIKVSQPIKVSEKTNSAVNVFYKDENGDELAPSETISGKSGENYQTTEKTITNYKLKEIEGQASGQFGDSDTTVTYVYEKADGAPVTVKYVDGDGNELATSDTLNGKIDAPYQSTAKSITGWAVKTTPANANGVFTNANQTVTYVYEKADGAPVNVKYVDEDGNELATSDTLNGKIDAPYQSTAKSITGWAVKTTPANANGVFTNANQTVTYVYEKADGAPVNVKYVDEDGNELATSDTLNGKIDAPYQSTAKSITGWTVKTTPANANGVFTNDNQTVTYVYEKASGAPVTVKYVDEDGNELATPDTLNGKIDAPYQSTAKSLSGWAVKTTPANATGVFTDTNQTVTYVYERVDGAPVTVKYVDGDGNELATPDTLNGKIDAPYQSTAKSITGWTVKTTPANATGVFTDTNQTVTYVYEKADGAPVTVKYVDGDGNELATPDTLNGKLDTSYAATAKNLSGWKLTATPANATGVFTTDAQTVTFVYAKQEDDPKKEDKTPSNTQPDKDKTTIKINENKPNTSKPTTIKKQTKLPKTGDNQQESILFGLIGTCFVLLGIYSVSKKNS, encoded by the coding sequence ATGCAAAAAGCAATCAAAATAATGTTAGCTTTATTTTTAATCACAACCGCATTTTTACCTTTTAGTAATGTACGGGGAGCATCAACTGATGTAGTAAATATCCCAGATCCGTATTTAAAAGAAGGTCTTAAAACCATCGTAGGTAATCCGTTATTAGACGAATTGACTGAAGCACACCTTGAGACGATTAGTACAGCGGATATTTCCTATATGTTCGGTTCATCTGGATATGCTGTCACTGGATTAGTTAGAGATTTAACTGGACTCGAAAAAGCGGTCAATATGACCAAACTATATTTTTCAAACCAAACAGAAATCACTAATTTAAATCAGATTAAGAATTTACCTAAGCTGAAAAAAATCGTTGGTATTACTACTGGATTAAATGATATTAAAGCTCTTGGCGAAATGCCAGCGCTCGAAGAAGTAGAACTAGGCGGGGATTATATTACTGATTTCACTCCCTTACTTGAAAAAGAAAACTTAAAATCATTTTCTTATAATTCGTATGCTTGGTTAGATCCAGCATATCACCAAATCGATAATGAAGAATTTACAAAATTTGCAAACCTTAAATCACTCGAAACTTTAGATGTAACTTGGAATAATATTTCTGATTTAGCAGCATTAACTGCAGATGATCATATTACACACTTAAATCTAAGTTACAACAAGTTCACTAATGTAGCTCCAATTGCTACGATGAAAAAACTTAAAGTCCTTTATTTAAACAATAACAACCTAACTTCCATTGATTCTTTAAATACACTTAGAGGATTATCTATTGCTTACGCTGATAATAATAGCATTACTGACTTAAGTAAGTTAAAAGACTTTTTTGAAGGCATGGCAGTCGTTGGTGATTATAAAGGTTTACAAGTTAACAACCAAACTATCACACTTCCAACTATTAATATTAAAGAAGGGGCAACAGCTATTTCAAACAACCCTACTTTGGATATTGATGGAGAAAAAATGCCTGTTTCTAGTATTTCTGACGCTGGAACGGTATCAGCTGATAATAAAACAGTCTCTTTCTCAAACTTACCAATTGGAACTAAGACTGTGACTTACAACGCGACATTCACAGCTACTTCCGCTAAAGGAGTACCGCTTAGTTACTCCATTAAAGTATCACAACCAATTAAGGTATCTGAAAAAACAAATTCAGCTGTAAACGTATTTTATAAAGATGAAAATGGCGATGAATTAGCTCCAAGTGAAACAATTTCTGGTAAATCCGGAGAAAATTACCAAACAACAGAAAAAACAATTACTAACTACAAACTAAAAGAAATCGAAGGCCAAGCTTCCGGACAATTTGGCGACAGCGATACAACAGTCACTTATGTTTACGAAAAAGCAGATGGCGCTCCTGTTACCGTTAAATACGTTGATGGTGATGGCAACGAACTTGCTACTTCCGACACGCTGAATGGCAAAATCGACGCTCCTTACCAATCGACAGCCAAAAGCATCACAGGCTGGGCAGTTAAAACTACACCTGCCAACGCTAATGGCGTATTTACAAATGCTAACCAAACTGTCACTTATGTTTACGAAAAAGCAGACGGCGCTCCTGTTAACGTTAAATATGTCGATGAAGACGGCAACGAGCTTGCTACTTCCGACACACTGAATGGCAAAATCGACGCTCCTTATCAATCTACAGCCAAAAGCATCACAGGTTGGGCAGTTAAAACTACACCTGCCAACGCTAATGGCGTATTCACAAACGCTAACCAAACTGTCACTTATGTTTATGAAAAAGCAGACGGCGCTCCTGTTAACGTTAAATATGTCGATGAAGACGGCAACGAGCTTGCTACTTCCGACACACTGAATGGCAAAATTGACGCACCTTATCAATCGACAGCCAAAAGCATCACAGGTTGGACAGTTAAAACTACACCTGCAAACGCTAATGGTGTATTCACGAACGATAACCAAACTGTCACTTATGTTTACGAAAAAGCAAGCGGCGCTCCAGTTACCGTTAAATACGTCGATGAAGACGGCAACGAATTAGCTACTCCTGACACGCTGAACGGCAAAATCGATGCTCCTTACCAATCGACAGCCAAAAGTCTTTCTGGTTGGGCAGTTAAAACTACGCCTGCCAACGCTACAGGAGTATTCACAGACACTAACCAAACTGTCACTTATGTTTACGAAAGAGTAGATGGCGCTCCTGTTACCGTTAAGTACGTCGATGGCGATGGCAATGAACTTGCTACTCCAGACACACTGAACGGCAAAATTGACGCTCCTTACCAATCGACAGCCAAAAGCATCACAGGTTGGACAGTTAAAACTACTCCAGCCAACGCTACAGGAGTATTCACAGACACTAACCAAACTGTCACTTACGTTTACGAAAAAGCAGATGGCGCTCCTGTCACTGTTAAATACGTCGATGGTGATGGCAACGAACTCGCTACTCCTGACACACTGAACGGTAAGCTAGATACTTCTTACGCGGCAACAGCTAAAAATTTGAGCGGTTGGAAGTTAACCGCTACACCAGCCAATGCCACAGGTGTATTTACAACAGATGCTCAAACAGTCACCTTTGTATATGCTAAACAAGAAGATGATCCTAAAAAAGAAGATAAAACACCAAGTAATACACAACCAGATAAAGACAAAACAACTATTAAAATCAATGAAAACAAACCAAACACAAGCAAACCAACCACAATCAAAAAACAAACAAAATTACCGAAAACCGGCGATAATCAACAAGAAAGTATATTGTTCGGATTAATTGGTACATGTTTCGTTCTCTTAGGAATTTACTCGGTTTCTAAGAAAAACAGCTAA
- a CDS encoding NifU family protein, translating to MEEISYAEVDKALKKFRPFLVRDGGDYELVEVTPDGIVKIKLLGACETCPSSDMTLKMGIELTLAEKIIGFKEVVQVF from the coding sequence ATGGAAGAAATTAGTTATGCCGAAGTTGATAAAGCTTTAAAAAAGTTCCGACCGTTTTTAGTTCGTGATGGCGGGGACTATGAGCTTGTGGAAGTGACCCCAGACGGCATTGTAAAAATCAAATTACTTGGTGCATGCGAAACTTGTCCAAGTTCTGATATGACTTTAAAAATGGGAATCGAATTGACTTTAGCAGAGAAAATTATCGGATTTAAAGAAGTCGTTCAAGTATTTTAA
- a CDS encoding phosphatidylglycerophosphatase A gives MVEKQSALEAKARSWLIERGVEIDDIAELVLFLQQKYHPGLELEICRQNVEHVLRKREVQNAVLTGIQLDVMAEKGELVQPLQNIISADEGLYGVDEILALSIVNVYGSIGFTNYGYIDKVKPGILAKLNEHDGIAVHTFLDDIVGAIAAAAASRLAHSYHDDIVN, from the coding sequence ATGGTAGAAAAACAAAGCGCCCTAGAAGCTAAAGCTCGGAGTTGGCTGATTGAACGTGGCGTAGAAATAGATGACATCGCAGAATTGGTATTATTTTTACAACAAAAGTATCATCCCGGATTAGAATTAGAAATATGCCGTCAAAATGTAGAGCACGTGCTTCGTAAACGCGAAGTTCAAAATGCTGTTTTAACGGGCATCCAGCTTGATGTCATGGCCGAAAAAGGTGAACTCGTCCAACCGCTACAAAACATTATTAGCGCTGATGAGGGGCTTTATGGCGTAGATGAGATATTAGCACTTTCTATTGTTAACGTATATGGTTCGATTGGTTTTACAAATTATGGTTATATCGATAAAGTAAAACCTGGTATTTTGGCAAAACTAAACGAACATGATGGCATTGCTGTTCACACGTTTCTGGATGATATTGTGGGAGCTATCGCAGCTGCTGCAGCAAGTCGTCTTGCCCATAGTTACCATGATGATATTGTTAATTAA